The following proteins come from a genomic window of Malus domestica chromosome 02, GDT2T_hap1:
- the LOC103427002 gene encoding serine carboxypeptidase-like 40, which yields MNTIKMQTIRPCLALFSLLVLSCFVAQIHGSKQSEALSRLYKSKLKNAAPIDKSPFVAIFHANTTKTHTQEGLKEKDRIDKLPGQPKVKFSQYGGYVTVDKKAGRALFYYLVEAEKAKDSSPLLLWLNGGPGCSSLAYGAMLELGPFRIHSDGKTLYRNRFSWNYAANVLFLESPAGVGFSYSNRTSDYDASGDRNTAADNYVFLVNWLERFPEYKGREFYISGESYAGHYVPQLAHTILNHNKRANKTIINLKGIIIGNAVINDETDSKGMYDYLASHALISDKTANNINKYCNFAANATTQPKECNDATDAANKDTYYVDIYNIYAPLCLSTNLTAKPKRTSIFEFDPCSEYYAYGYLNRPDVQQALHANVTKLSHDWEPCSDIITHWGDSASTVLPLLHEFLDNGLRVWIFSGDIDGRVPVTSTKYSIDKMNLAVKTEWHAWFLSGEVGGYTQVYEGGLTFATVREAGHQVPSYQPARGLSLIKHFLDGTPLPDTTRYN from the exons ATGAATACAATCAAAATGCAAACAATTAGGCCTTGTTTGGCACTTTTCTCTCTTCTCGTTCTTTCTTGCTTCGTAGCTCAAATCCATGGAAGCAAGCAATCAGAAGCACTTTCACGGCTCTACAAGTCCAAATTGAAGAACGCCGCCCCCATCGACAAGAGCCCTTTCGTGGCGATTTTTCACGCAAACACAACAAAAACTCATACTCAGGAGGGATTGAAGGAGAAGGATAGGATCGATAAGTTGCCTGGACAACCCAAAGTGAAATTCTCTCAGTATGGCGGGTACGTTACGGTGGATAAAAAAGCCGGTCGTGCACTATTTTACTACTTAGTTGAAGCTGAGAAAGCTAAGGATTCTTCACCTCTTCTTCTATGGCTCAATGGAG GACCTGGTTGTTCTTCTCTTGCCTATGGAGCAATGCTCGAGCTTGGACCGTTCCGAATCCACAGCGATGGAAAAACACTTTACAGAAACAGATTTTCATGGAATTATG CTGCCAATGTGTTGTTCCTTGAGTCTCCTGCTGGGGTGGGGTTTTCTTACTCAAATAGAACATCTGATTACGATGCAAGCGGGGATAGAAACACAGCTGCagataattatgtatttttggtGAACTGGTTGGAGAGGTTTCCTGAATACAAGGGCAGGGAGTTTTATATTTCTGGGGAAAGCTATGCAGGGCATTATGTACCTCAACTTGCACATACCATTCTCAACCATAATAAAAGGGCAAACAAGACCATTATCAACCTCAAGGGCATTATA ATTGGGAATGCAGTGATCAATGATGAAACTGATTCAAAAGGAATGTACGACTACCTTGCGAGCCATGCTCTGATTTCAGATAAAACTGCCAACAATATAAACAAGTACTGTAACTTTGCAGCTAATGCCACCACTCAACCTAAGGAGTGCAATGATGCCACTGATGCTGCAAATAAAGATACCTACTACGTCGATATTTATAACATCTATGCCCCTTTATGCTTGTCTACGAACCTCActgcaaaacccaaaaggacTTCA ATTTTCGAATTTGATCCGTGTAGTGAGTACTATGCATATGGTTATTTGAATCGTCCTGACGTCCAACAAGCTCTCCATGCCAATGTCACCAAACTGTCACACGACTGGGAACCATGTAGTGATATAATCACACACTGGGGCGATAGCGCATCAACCGTACTACCTCTTTTACATGAGTTCCTGGATAATGGACTTCGAGTGTGGATTTTCAG TGGCGACATTGATGGGAGGGTACCAGTGACTTCAACAAAGTATTCTATTGACAAGATGAATCTTGCAGTAAAGACTGAGTGGCATGCTTGGTTCCTTAGTGGAGAG GTTGGTGGGTACACACAAGTGTACGAGGGAGGCCTAACATTTGCTACAGTGAGAGAGGCAGGGCATCAAGTTCCAAGCTATCAGCCTGCAAGAGGACTTTCTCTCATCAAGCACTTCCTTGATGGCACACCTCTTCCTGATACTACAAGATATAACTAA
- the LOC103418621 gene encoding probable hexosyltransferase MUCI70 isoform X1, translating into MFNDNSISISVSDDEADELGRMRVRVRRKRKKLGQRLKHRIARKLVRYWALLIFIPALGLFLFEASRIGKKPSLVESERNTVKKPSLVESERNTVKKPSLEKNSDANLNRLDHTTRVVGGVRQRCLDILSPEELEQLEIPVREESDSPVKKVLYRSENDTSFLGGNNSLSQEQPEATRFNSFTGTQTLDQREKSFKVNETVTMNCGFYSENGGFKISNEDKEYMNSCKVVVSTCAFGGGDDLYQPIGMSEASLRKVCYVAFWDDITLSTQEAAEHRIDGDGFVGKWRVVVVKDLPFSDQRLNGKIPKMLPHRLFPHAKYSIWVDSKSQFRRDPLGVLEALLWRSNSVLAISEHGARSSVYDEAKAVVKKNKAKPEEVEVQLTQYRHDGLPEDKRFNGKKALSEASVIVREHTPLTNMFMCLWFNEVVRFTSRDQLSFPYVLWRLKVLKNINVFPVCTRKDLVNSMGHIRKAKPLRS; encoded by the exons ATGTTCAACGACAACAGCATATCAATCTCAGTCTCCGACGACGAAGCGGACGAGCTCGGCCGGATGAGAGTCCGAGTTCGAAGAAAGCGCAAGAAACTCGGCCAGCGACTCAAGCACCGAATCGCTAGAAAGCTCGTCAGGTACTGGGCGCTTCTCATTTTTATTCCGGCCCTCGGGTTGTTTCTGTTCGAGGCTTCCAGGATCGGCAAGAAGCCGAGTTTGGTTGAGTCGGAACGCAATACGGTGAAGAAGCCGAGTTTGGTTGAGTCGGAACGTAATACGGTGAAGAAGCCGAGTTTGGAGAAGAACTCGGATGCGAATTTGAATCGGCTTGATCATACGACTCGGGTTGTTGGAGGCGTTAGACAAC GTTGTTTGGACATTCTATCTCCTGAAGAACTTGAGCAACTCGAAATTCCTGTGCGTGAAGAGTCCGATAGTCCTGTTAAGAAAGTATTATACAGATCAGAGAATGACACTTCGTTTTTAGGAGGGAACAACAGTCTTTCTCAAGAGCAACCAGAGGCCACAAGATTTAATTCATTTACTGGAACTCAAACACTAGATCAGAGAGAGAAATCGTTTAAG GTAAATGAAACTGTTACTATGAACTGTGGTTTCTACAGTGAAAATGGAGGGTTTAAAATCTCAAATGAAGACAAGGAGTACATGAATAGTTGCAAGGTTGTAGTGTCCACATGTGCATTTGGTGGTGGAGATGATCTTTATCAGCCTATTGGAATGTCAGAGGCATCACTTCGAAAG GTTTGCTATGTTGCTTTTTGGGATGATATTACTCTAAGTACACAGGAAGCGGCTGAACATAGAATTGATGGGGATGGATTTGTTGGGAAATGGCGCGTTGTGGTTGTTAAAGATCTTCCCTTTTCGGACCAAAGGTTAAATGGAAAGATCCCAAAG ATGTTGCCCCATCGTCTTTTTCCTCATGCAAAGTATTCCATTTGGGTGGACTCAAAGTCCCAATTTAGGAGGGACCCTTTAGGTGTGCTCGAAGCCCTGCTTTGGCGTTCAAATTCTGTACTTGCGATCTCAGAACATGGAGCACGGAGTAGCGTTTATGATGAGGCGAAGGCtgttgtaaaaaaaaacaaggcCAAACCAGAAGAAGTTGAGGTGCAGTTGACTCAATACCGACATGATGGCTTGCCAGAAGACAAGAGGTTCAACGGAAAGAAGG CTTTATCTGAAGCATCTGTTATCGTGAGGGAGCATACACCATTGACTAATATGTTTATGTGCCTCTGGTTTAACGAGGTGGTTCGATTCACTTCTCGTGACCAGCTTAGTTTCCCATATGTATTATGGCGGCTGAAAGTGCTCAAGAACATCAACGTGTTCCCTGTATGTACCCGGAAAGATCTTGTTAATAGTATGGGTCACATACGCAAGGCTAAGCCACTGAGAAGTTGA
- the LOC139192086 gene encoding putative pentatricopeptide repeat-containing protein At5g52630, producing MESLHPPTLPMTSMSCTHPKPEHIGLYPQKTVVTINCMLSGFVKNSLFGVALDLFNRVLSCDFCLGLKPNYVTLVVLISSLCMEYHAGRMFYEMPERYLVLWNTMIAGYAGVGDCRRAFSLFREMKAGDFGFDKVSLIGLILAACNSRDLGMGKMIHGYDSSAQMGRLGFSFAQMCSYIYRNPN from the exons ATGGAGTCGTTGCACCCACCCACCCTCCCAATGACCTCCATGTCCTGCACCCACCCTAAACCGGAGCACATTGGATT ATATCCTCAGAAGACTGTTGTGACAATAAATTGTATGCTTTCTGGTTTTGTGAAGAACAGCTTGTTTGGTGTGGCGTTGGATTTGTTTAACCGAGTTTTGAGTTGCGATTTTTGTTTGGGATTGAAGCCAAATTATGTTACTTTGGTTGTTTTGATTTCAAG TTTGTGCATGGAATACCATGCTGGAAGGATGTTTTATGAGATGCCTGAGAGGTATTTGGTTTTATGGAATACCATGATTGCAGGATATGCTGGAGTTGGTGATTGTAGAAGAGCTTTCTCTTTGTTTAGAGAAATGAAAGCCGGGGACTTTGGATTCGATAAAGTATCGCTGATTGGTTTGATTTTGGCTGCTTGTAATAGTAGAGATCTTGGTATGGGGAAGATGATTCATGG TTATGATTCCTCTGCCCAGATGGGCAGGCTTGGATTTTCCTTTGCCCAGATGTGCAGCTACATTTACAGAAACCCAAACTGA
- the LOC103407461 gene encoding defensin Ec-AMP-D2-like, which produces MERSMRLFSTAFVFVLLLVATGMMGPMLAEGRTCESHSRKYKGTCLGKSNCASVCQTEGFHGGHCRGFRRRCFCTKHC; this is translated from the exons ATGGAGCGTTCCATGCGTTTGTTTTCGACTGCCTTCGTCTTTGTTCTTCTTTTGGTGGCTACAG GGATGATGGGACCAATGCTTGCGGAGGGTAGGACCTGTGAGTCTCACAGCCGCAAGTACAAGGGAACCTGCCTGGGTAAAAGCAACTGTGCATCTGTTTGCCAGACTGAGGGCTTCCATGGAGGCCATTGTCGTGGCTTTCGCCGCAGATGCTTCTGCACTAAACATTGTTAA
- the LOC103412723 gene encoding defensin Ec-AMP-D2, producing the protein MERSMRLFPTAFVFLLLLVATGTMVAEGRTCESQSNRFKGTCVSKSNCAAVCQTEGFPGGNCRGLRRRCFCTKHC; encoded by the exons ATGGAGCGTTCCATGCGTTTATTTCCAACCGCCTTCGTCTTCCTGCTGCTTTTGGTAGCCACCG GGACGATGGTTGCTGAGGGTAGGACCTGCGAGTCTCAGAGTAACCGCTTCAAAGGAACATGCGTGAGTAAAAGTAACTGTGCTGCTGTTTGCCAAACTGAGGGCTTCCCCGGAGGCAATTGTCGTGGCTTACGCCGTAGATGCTTTTGCACTAAACAttgttaa
- the LOC103418621 gene encoding probable hexosyltransferase MUCI70 isoform X2, which yields MFNDNSISISVSDDEADELGRMRVRVRRKRKKLGQRLKHRIARKLVRYWALLIFIPALGLFLFEASRIGKKPSLVESERNTVKKPSLVESERNTVKKPSLEKNSDANLNRLDHTTRVVGGVRQRCLDILSPEELEQLEIPVREESDSPVKKVLYRSENDTSFLGGNNSLSQEQPEATRFNSFTGTQTLDQREKSFKVNETVTMNCGFYSENGGFKISNEDKEYMNSCKVVVSTCAFGGGDDLYQPIGMSEASLRKVCYVAFWDDITLSTQEAAEHRIDGDGFVGKWRVVVVKDLPFSDQRLNGKIPKMLPHRLFPHAKYSIWVDSKSQFRRDPLGVLEALLWRSNSVLAISEHGARSSVYDEAKAVVKKNKAKPEEVEVQLTQYRHDGLPEDKRFNGKKVGYDPLPCSLLPPSLFRYLGVKK from the exons ATGTTCAACGACAACAGCATATCAATCTCAGTCTCCGACGACGAAGCGGACGAGCTCGGCCGGATGAGAGTCCGAGTTCGAAGAAAGCGCAAGAAACTCGGCCAGCGACTCAAGCACCGAATCGCTAGAAAGCTCGTCAGGTACTGGGCGCTTCTCATTTTTATTCCGGCCCTCGGGTTGTTTCTGTTCGAGGCTTCCAGGATCGGCAAGAAGCCGAGTTTGGTTGAGTCGGAACGCAATACGGTGAAGAAGCCGAGTTTGGTTGAGTCGGAACGTAATACGGTGAAGAAGCCGAGTTTGGAGAAGAACTCGGATGCGAATTTGAATCGGCTTGATCATACGACTCGGGTTGTTGGAGGCGTTAGACAAC GTTGTTTGGACATTCTATCTCCTGAAGAACTTGAGCAACTCGAAATTCCTGTGCGTGAAGAGTCCGATAGTCCTGTTAAGAAAGTATTATACAGATCAGAGAATGACACTTCGTTTTTAGGAGGGAACAACAGTCTTTCTCAAGAGCAACCAGAGGCCACAAGATTTAATTCATTTACTGGAACTCAAACACTAGATCAGAGAGAGAAATCGTTTAAG GTAAATGAAACTGTTACTATGAACTGTGGTTTCTACAGTGAAAATGGAGGGTTTAAAATCTCAAATGAAGACAAGGAGTACATGAATAGTTGCAAGGTTGTAGTGTCCACATGTGCATTTGGTGGTGGAGATGATCTTTATCAGCCTATTGGAATGTCAGAGGCATCACTTCGAAAG GTTTGCTATGTTGCTTTTTGGGATGATATTACTCTAAGTACACAGGAAGCGGCTGAACATAGAATTGATGGGGATGGATTTGTTGGGAAATGGCGCGTTGTGGTTGTTAAAGATCTTCCCTTTTCGGACCAAAGGTTAAATGGAAAGATCCCAAAG ATGTTGCCCCATCGTCTTTTTCCTCATGCAAAGTATTCCATTTGGGTGGACTCAAAGTCCCAATTTAGGAGGGACCCTTTAGGTGTGCTCGAAGCCCTGCTTTGGCGTTCAAATTCTGTACTTGCGATCTCAGAACATGGAGCACGGAGTAGCGTTTATGATGAGGCGAAGGCtgttgtaaaaaaaaacaaggcCAAACCAGAAGAAGTTGAGGTGCAGTTGACTCAATACCGACATGATGGCTTGCCAGAAGACAAGAGGTTCAACGGAAAGAAGG TGGGTTATGATCCCCTTCCTTGCAGTCTGCTGCCACCTAGCTTATTTAGATACTTGGGAGTTAAGAAATAA